A portion of the Edaphobacter lichenicola genome contains these proteins:
- a CDS encoding TonB-dependent receptor, translating into MQGLIQWMAVGLVLVGSAFGQATPEVQPQVQPVAPSVAPGPTRAAEASGGTITGSVKAGAVPLPGVSVTATNTLTGKKYATTTDVNGSFAMAIPRNGRYVVKAELAAFATETKEVLINAAGLNGGKPAQVADFGLQLASRVQQEEERQTAATSAGAARGVQALSVTGDGLGATDASTGGGNSGAQMPSLAGLGGSDAAATDSVAVNGAMGQTNGLANYSEDDIRQRVQDAIAQAQRQGGAVGDMASQVAGMLGGMMGGGGFGGPGGGGGFGGGGRGGGGRGGGGGGGFRGFNPTQPHGAIFYQGGNGALNAAPFSIAAALGEPGATVVKPSSMQNRFGVSFTGSPFIPGLIKPNPKQFIFFNVTGQRNITPYVFNGTVPTLAERSGDFSSIAETLYDPNTGLPIAGNNLKNASTPISPQALALLNYYPAPNVPNAGLLNNYQTVTNGGQNSTSAALRFVRNFGQGNNVGQGGGRRQQANAPKTLRQNINFNGSYSHSASDQRNIFLPLGGTTESNGYGVTAGYTIGYGRVTNNASVNWNRSHALTENYFTNGLVNPAAQAGVLVGNSTIQSTPFYYGLPSLTFGGSTAFTGLNNTTPNDTINQTISFSDFVSWSHKKHNMRYGLDIRRVHADSIGVTQSLLSPSISPLGAFSFTGYATENPAAQNCVATSTTTCPVLPTSGSGFADFLLGLPQQAQVQAGLSKTYLRANIFDWYAQDDWRLLSNLTLNYGLRYEYFSPYVEKDNHLVNLDHNADFSVVQPVQPGQSGEFNGSFPRSLVNPDRAMYAPRMGFAYRPKFTKDTVLRGSYGINYNTGQYATIARYLANQPPFAITQSNIAGQQGCGTVGAFTLAGAFNCSTAPVQNNYSANLNYRLGHVQIWDVDIQRTMPWEIVLNIGYNGAKGGNLDLVRAPNRTATGLLNSDAQAFAYEDSVGYSRFEALRVNARKRMTKGISLQATYQYGHSIDNASSVGGSGQTVAQNDLNLNAEESNSSFDIRQKLTGNWVFELPFGPNRALLSRGGFWSKALDGFSVSGDFTFQTGNYFTPQYQLTAQEAATGTTNTLRPDRDFTVPISGAKTLGQWFNPAAFTAPPAGQFGTASRNSIEGPGTKVVDASLSRTVALGETRSFEARVTAANALNIVSFSGINTTLNSPTFGQVTGASTMRTLTVFARYRF; encoded by the coding sequence GTGCAAGGATTGATTCAATGGATGGCGGTCGGCCTCGTGCTGGTTGGGAGCGCCTTTGGGCAGGCTACACCCGAAGTTCAGCCCCAAGTTCAGCCAGTAGCTCCGTCAGTCGCACCGGGACCAACCCGTGCGGCTGAGGCCAGCGGCGGAACAATTACAGGTTCAGTGAAAGCTGGGGCCGTGCCGCTGCCTGGGGTCAGCGTGACGGCAACGAACACCCTGACAGGCAAGAAGTATGCGACGACAACAGATGTGAATGGTTCGTTTGCAATGGCGATACCACGCAATGGGCGATATGTGGTGAAGGCAGAGCTGGCTGCATTTGCAACAGAGACGAAGGAGGTTTTGATCAATGCAGCGGGTCTAAATGGTGGAAAGCCAGCACAGGTCGCGGACTTTGGTTTGCAACTGGCCTCGCGGGTGCAACAGGAAGAGGAGCGACAAACGGCAGCGACGAGCGCTGGCGCAGCACGGGGCGTGCAGGCACTCAGTGTGACCGGCGACGGATTAGGGGCGACCGATGCAAGTACGGGTGGCGGAAACTCCGGGGCACAGATGCCGTCGCTGGCGGGATTAGGTGGGAGCGATGCTGCGGCTACCGACTCGGTAGCGGTAAATGGCGCGATGGGACAGACGAATGGCCTCGCGAACTATAGCGAAGACGATATTCGGCAGCGCGTGCAGGATGCGATTGCCCAGGCCCAGCGGCAGGGTGGTGCCGTTGGCGACATGGCGAGTCAGGTAGCCGGGATGCTGGGAGGGATGATGGGCGGCGGCGGGTTCGGCGGACCAGGCGGTGGTGGTGGGTTTGGCGGAGGCGGCCGAGGTGGAGGCGGCAGAGGTGGTGGCGGGGGTGGAGGATTTCGTGGGTTCAACCCGACTCAGCCGCATGGAGCGATCTTTTATCAGGGTGGAAACGGTGCGTTGAACGCAGCGCCGTTCTCGATTGCGGCCGCGTTGGGAGAGCCGGGCGCGACGGTGGTCAAGCCGTCTTCCATGCAGAACAGGTTTGGCGTGAGCTTTACGGGTTCGCCCTTCATTCCGGGCCTGATCAAGCCAAACCCAAAGCAGTTCATCTTCTTCAACGTGACCGGTCAGAGGAACATTACACCGTATGTCTTCAACGGCACGGTGCCTACGTTGGCAGAGCGGAGCGGAGATTTTTCGTCGATCGCGGAGACGTTGTACGACCCGAATACAGGGCTGCCGATTGCGGGAAACAATCTCAAGAATGCGTCGACACCGATCTCACCGCAGGCGCTGGCATTGCTGAACTACTATCCGGCACCGAACGTTCCGAACGCCGGGTTGCTGAACAACTACCAGACGGTGACCAATGGCGGCCAGAATTCGACGAGCGCAGCGCTGCGGTTTGTGAGGAACTTCGGCCAGGGCAATAACGTTGGCCAGGGCGGAGGCCGCAGGCAGCAGGCGAATGCGCCAAAGACGCTGCGGCAGAACATCAACTTCAATGGAAGTTACTCGCACAGCGCTAGCGATCAGCGCAATATCTTTCTGCCGCTGGGCGGGACCACAGAGAGCAACGGCTACGGGGTAACTGCGGGATATACGATCGGCTATGGCAGAGTAACCAACAACGCGTCGGTGAACTGGAACCGTTCGCATGCGCTAACCGAGAACTACTTCACGAATGGGCTGGTGAATCCGGCCGCGCAAGCGGGAGTGCTGGTGGGTAACAGCACGATTCAGAGCACTCCGTTCTACTACGGGCTACCCTCGCTGACGTTTGGCGGATCGACAGCGTTTACGGGGCTAAACAATACAACGCCTAACGACACAATCAATCAGACAATCTCGTTTAGCGACTTTGTGAGCTGGAGCCACAAGAAGCACAACATGCGCTATGGGCTGGACATACGCCGCGTTCACGCAGATTCAATCGGAGTGACGCAGTCATTGCTCTCGCCGTCGATCTCTCCGCTCGGAGCGTTCAGCTTTACGGGATACGCAACCGAAAATCCGGCGGCTCAGAACTGCGTTGCGACATCAACGACGACCTGCCCGGTGCTGCCAACGAGCGGTTCGGGTTTTGCGGACTTTTTACTGGGCCTGCCGCAGCAGGCACAGGTGCAGGCGGGGCTGAGTAAGACCTATCTACGAGCAAATATCTTTGACTGGTATGCGCAGGACGACTGGAGGCTACTGTCAAACCTGACACTGAACTATGGCTTGCGGTATGAGTACTTCTCACCGTATGTGGAGAAGGACAACCACCTGGTGAACCTGGATCATAATGCGGACTTCAGCGTGGTGCAGCCGGTGCAGCCGGGACAATCGGGCGAGTTCAACGGAAGCTTTCCGCGATCGCTGGTCAATCCGGACCGCGCGATGTATGCGCCGCGGATGGGATTTGCGTATCGGCCGAAGTTCACCAAGGACACCGTGTTGCGCGGTAGCTACGGGATCAACTACAACACGGGGCAGTATGCGACGATTGCGCGGTACTTGGCGAATCAGCCGCCGTTTGCGATCACGCAATCGAACATCGCCGGACAGCAGGGCTGCGGAACGGTAGGGGCCTTTACGCTGGCGGGCGCGTTCAACTGCTCAACTGCGCCGGTGCAGAATAACTATTCCGCGAACCTCAACTATCGGCTTGGGCACGTGCAGATCTGGGATGTGGACATTCAGCGGACGATGCCTTGGGAGATTGTGTTGAACATCGGCTATAACGGCGCGAAGGGCGGGAACCTGGATCTGGTGCGCGCGCCGAATCGTACGGCGACCGGGCTGCTGAACTCCGATGCGCAGGCCTTTGCGTACGAGGATTCGGTCGGCTACTCGCGGTTTGAGGCGCTGCGGGTCAATGCGCGCAAGCGGATGACAAAGGGGATCTCGCTGCAGGCGACCTACCAGTATGGGCACTCAATTGATAATGCTTCGTCGGTGGGTGGCAGCGGGCAGACAGTGGCGCAGAACGATCTGAACTTGAACGCAGAGGAGTCGAATAGCTCGTTCGACATCAGGCAGAAGCTTACTGGCAACTGGGTGTTCGAACTACCGTTTGGGCCGAACCGTGCCTTACTTTCGCGAGGAGGGTTCTGGTCGAAGGCGCTGGACGGGTTCTCCGTCTCGGGAGATTTTACGTTTCAGACGGGAAACTACTTCACGCCGCAGTATCAGCTGACCGCGCAGGAGGCGGCGACGGGAACGACGAATACGCTGCGACCGGACCGGGATTTCACCGTGCCGATCTCCGGCGCGAAGACGCTGGGGCAGTGGTTCAATCCGGCCGCGTTTACCGCTCCGCCAGCCGGTCAGTTTGGGACAGCCTCGCGAAACTCGATTGAAGGGCCAGGGACAAAGGTTGTGGATGCATCGCTGTCACGGACGGTAGCACTGGGCGAGACGCGCTCATTTGAGGCAAGGGTAACGGCGGCGAATGCGTTGAACATCGTCTCCTTCTCAGGGATCAATACGACGCTGAACTCGCCAACGTTTGGTCAGGTGACGGGGGCGTCCACGATGCGGACGCTTACGGTGTTCGCGCGGTACAGATTTTGA
- a CDS encoding VWA domain-containing protein produces MRDVRHRTIAAVMVGLLATGPVAGRAQQPDQSGGFTLKVQSDIVLTNVVVRDKKTGEVVKGLKASDFTILENGKPQKIASFDYQNVDEAAVLREKSTVVGKASIADLVNGEFAANPASLRDHRLIVMFFDLSSMQPEDVDRAVEAAQDYVNKKMQPADLVAMVSMDTGLSMDQDFTSDKTALLRGLGKYNGTEGTGFANGNEGGNSSGTADDGSSFTSDDSEYNALNTDRELYAIRTIAKSLERVDQKKSLLYFSGGLTRQGIENQASMRAATNEAVKANMAIYSVDSRGLEALPAVGTASTGSLRGTSAYSGGAMQSQLDANFGSQEVLATLSSDTGGKAFFDSNDLAPAFQQVQHDTEAYYILGFHSTDTRRDGSYRHLTVKLNRNDAKMSYRPGYYAPADFFHQKSEDREQALTEQLRSDLPATDVAVYLQALYFRMDDNKFFVPVSLIVPGSQIHSVKNGDRDKANIDVIGEVKNAQGIVVGNVRDTVKLALDAAQQVQKKNIQYSTGFTLAPGKYHLKFVVRENQTGAMGSFETDLQVPDLKKTPLKLSSIVLSSQRVPNTAKKTINPLVRDGVEWIPNVPHVFRQDQHLFFLYEVYDPTRQKGTPAPASSPGLTRREGGPVRVLTSIEFLNGGVKVYETPLVEAKLVNIPERAAVAFQFDVPLTQLKPGSYVCQVNVIDDAGGSFSFPRMAIMVQPGTTVAIAPADQVPGSGTNKP; encoded by the coding sequence ATGCGTGATGTGAGACATAGAACGATAGCGGCAGTGATGGTCGGATTGTTGGCGACAGGACCGGTCGCTGGACGGGCACAACAGCCAGACCAGTCAGGCGGCTTCACGCTGAAAGTGCAGAGCGATATCGTGCTGACCAACGTAGTGGTTCGAGATAAGAAGACGGGTGAGGTGGTGAAGGGGCTCAAGGCGAGCGATTTCACAATTCTGGAGAACGGCAAGCCACAGAAGATTGCCAGCTTCGACTACCAGAATGTCGATGAGGCTGCCGTACTGCGAGAGAAATCCACTGTGGTCGGCAAAGCCTCCATAGCAGACTTGGTGAACGGGGAGTTTGCGGCGAATCCAGCTTCGCTGCGAGATCATCGGTTGATTGTGATGTTCTTCGATCTGAGCAGTATGCAGCCGGAGGATGTAGACCGCGCGGTGGAAGCCGCGCAGGACTATGTGAACAAGAAGATGCAACCGGCAGACTTGGTAGCGATGGTGAGCATGGATACCGGCCTGAGCATGGACCAGGACTTTACCTCTGACAAAACAGCCCTGCTGCGGGGGCTGGGCAAATACAACGGCACCGAGGGAACGGGTTTTGCCAACGGAAATGAAGGTGGAAACTCAAGCGGAACAGCAGATGATGGCTCAAGTTTCACGTCGGACGATAGCGAGTACAACGCGCTGAATACGGATCGCGAGCTGTATGCGATTCGCACCATTGCGAAGAGCTTGGAGCGGGTGGATCAGAAGAAGAGCCTGCTTTATTTCTCCGGCGGCTTGACACGTCAAGGTATCGAAAATCAAGCCAGTATGCGCGCAGCGACCAATGAAGCCGTAAAGGCGAACATGGCGATTTACAGCGTGGATTCACGTGGACTGGAGGCATTGCCGGCGGTGGGAACTGCTTCGACCGGCAGTCTGCGGGGAACATCGGCATACAGCGGCGGGGCGATGCAGAGCCAGTTGGACGCAAACTTCGGGTCGCAGGAGGTGCTGGCCACACTGTCGTCCGATACGGGCGGGAAGGCGTTTTTTGATTCGAACGATCTTGCGCCCGCCTTTCAGCAGGTGCAACACGACACAGAAGCCTACTACATCCTTGGGTTCCACTCGACCGATACCAGGCGAGATGGAAGTTATCGGCATTTGACGGTGAAGTTGAACCGTAACGATGCCAAGATGAGTTATCGGCCGGGATACTACGCCCCAGCAGACTTTTTCCATCAGAAGTCAGAGGACCGCGAGCAAGCCCTGACAGAACAGCTGCGGAGCGACCTCCCGGCGACCGATGTTGCGGTATATCTGCAGGCTCTTTACTTTCGGATGGATGACAATAAGTTTTTCGTTCCGGTGTCGCTGATTGTGCCAGGTTCACAGATCCATAGCGTGAAGAATGGAGATCGCGATAAGGCGAATATTGACGTCATCGGCGAGGTCAAGAACGCGCAAGGGATCGTCGTCGGGAACGTTCGCGATACGGTAAAGCTCGCTTTGGACGCCGCACAGCAGGTTCAGAAGAAGAACATTCAATACTCAACAGGATTTACCCTCGCTCCTGGCAAGTACCATCTGAAGTTTGTGGTGCGGGAAAACCAAACGGGTGCGATGGGCAGCTTTGAGACGGATCTGCAAGTGCCAGATCTGAAAAAAACTCCACTGAAGTTAAGTTCCATTGTTCTTTCGAGTCAGCGGGTGCCTAACACTGCGAAAAAGACGATAAACCCCCTGGTCAGGGACGGAGTCGAGTGGATCCCAAATGTGCCGCACGTGTTCCGGCAGGATCAACACTTATTTTTTCTCTACGAGGTCTATGACCCCACGAGGCAGAAGGGGACACCCGCCCCGGCCAGTTCTCCTGGCCTGACGCGTCGAGAGGGAGGGCCGGTAAGGGTTCTGACCAGCATTGAGTTTTTGAACGGTGGCGTGAAGGTATATGAGACACCGTTGGTTGAGGCCAAATTGGTCAACATTCCGGAGCGGGCAGCGGTGGCGTTTCAATTTGATGTCCCCCTGACACAGCTGAAGCCAGGGTCGTATGTATGCCAGGTAAATGTGATTGATGATGCAGGGGGTAGCTTCAGCTTCCCGCGAATGGCAATTATGGTGCAGCCGGGAACGACAGTGGCTATTGCTCCCGCCGATCAGGTTCCTGGAAGTGGTACTAACAAACCATAA
- a CDS encoding tetratricopeptide repeat protein — translation MSTYRRISSLLLLSGLIIVSSPLNAQKIASPSDVITDVRHQSPEWLTIQPHLPDPAVTSAAQLELVGDVLRARRFPEEAIKYYGYALQRGGDQAMIMNKLGVTELDLRNITGARGYFQQVVRLQKKNPQGWNNLGAVEYLDGHYGGAIADYRKAIKFDKKSATYHSNLGTAYFEEKDFDKARGEFDIALRIDPEMMDHHGSTGISAHMLSPADHAHFCFEIARLYAHRGDEAQMLHYLQLASEGGFEVLEPMREDSVMAPYRKDVRVLTVVQNARALRNGRISVADAEGGVPSLPAATHN, via the coding sequence ATGAGTACCTATCGTCGTATATCCAGTCTTTTACTTCTCTCCGGTCTGATCATTGTCAGCTCTCCGTTGAATGCGCAGAAGATCGCGTCCCCCTCTGACGTTATTACAGATGTCAGGCATCAAAGCCCCGAATGGCTAACCATCCAGCCGCACCTTCCTGATCCTGCTGTGACAAGTGCGGCGCAACTGGAGTTGGTAGGCGATGTGCTGCGCGCGCGTCGCTTTCCGGAAGAAGCCATCAAGTACTACGGGTATGCGTTGCAACGGGGAGGCGACCAGGCAATGATCATGAACAAGCTTGGTGTCACGGAGTTAGACCTGAGAAATATTACCGGGGCACGAGGCTACTTCCAACAGGTTGTCCGTCTGCAGAAAAAGAACCCGCAGGGATGGAACAACCTTGGTGCCGTCGAATATCTCGATGGCCACTACGGAGGTGCTATCGCCGATTATCGGAAGGCGATCAAGTTCGATAAGAAATCGGCTACCTATCACTCCAACCTTGGAACGGCCTACTTTGAAGAAAAGGATTTCGATAAGGCTCGGGGAGAATTCGATATCGCTCTCAGGATCGATCCAGAGATGATGGATCATCACGGGTCGACCGGTATCTCTGCACACATGCTATCGCCTGCAGACCATGCGCACTTCTGCTTCGAGATAGCCCGGCTCTACGCACATCGCGGAGATGAGGCCCAGATGCTGCATTATTTGCAGCTTGCCAGCGAAGGTGGATTCGAGGTGCTCGAACCGATGCGTGAGGATTCGGTGATGGCGCCCTATCGCAAGGACGTACGCGTACTGACCGTCGTGCAAAATGCTCGCGCTCTCCGCAATGGCCGGATCTCCGTCGCCGATGCAGAAGGCGGAGTACCTTCGCTGCCGGCAGCAACTCATAACTGA
- a CDS encoding DUF5522 domain-containing protein, whose protein sequence is MSNSEQPEATPMVDESPQELLPEDFYYEGPYLVFTAAYHLKRGYCCNSDCRHCPFR, encoded by the coding sequence ATGTCGAACTCAGAACAACCCGAAGCAACTCCCATGGTCGATGAGTCGCCACAAGAGTTGCTCCCAGAAGACTTCTACTACGAGGGTCCCTACCTCGTATTCACCGCTGCCTACCATCTCAAGCGCGGTTATTGCTGCAACTCAGATTGCCGTCATTGTCCATTTCGATAA